The following is a genomic window from Caldicellulosiruptor danielii.
CATCCTGTTAGAATCAGAATTGTAAAGCTTCTATTAGAGGAAGAATCTAAGTATGTTTGTGAACTGCAGGAAATGGTTGAATTTAGCCAACCAAATCTTTCTCAGCATTTGAGAGTACTAAAAGATGCTCAAATTTTAGAAGCCGAAAAGATTGGGTTAAATGTTTGTTACAAACTCAAAAATGAAAATGTAAAAAATTTATTTGAAGCTGCAAAAATACTGGCAGATTCTATATTAGAAGAATTACAACATGTAAAGGAAGAAAATTTTTAAAAGGTTATTGACAATATTCGAATATTCGAATATACTGGATATGAAAGGAGTTGTAATATGGAAGAGAGGATTTATAAAAGAATTTCAGAATATTTCAAGGCTCTTTCTCATCCAACAAGGATAAAGATTATTGAACTTCTTGCAAAGTCAGAGATGTGCGTTTGTGAGATGATGGCAAAACTTCAATTAGACCAATCTCACATTTCACGGCATCTTATAATTTTAAAGAGCAATGGTATGGTTGAAGACAGGAGAGAAGGAAATAGGGTTTTTTATAGAATAGTAGACAAGAATGTAATTGAGATTGTAGAAAAAGTCAAAGAAAAATTCTGAAGAGTATGGAGAGGGGCTTTCAAAATA
Proteins encoded in this region:
- a CDS encoding ArsR/SmtB family transcription factor, which translates into the protein MEERIYKRISEYFKALSHPTRIKIIELLAKSEMCVCEMMAKLQLDQSHISRHLIILKSNGMVEDRREGNRVFYRIVDKNVIEIVEKVKEKF
- a CDS encoding ArsR/SmtB family transcription factor; this translates as MTSKEEIIAKIFKALSHPVRIRIVKLLLEEESKYVCELQEMVEFSQPNLSQHLRVLKDAQILEAEKIGLNVCYKLKNENVKNLFEAAKILADSILEELQHVKEENF